From Pulveribacter suum, a single genomic window includes:
- the ubiB gene encoding ubiquinone biosynthesis regulatory protein kinase UbiB: MRRFARGFTIVRVVLRHGLDEVVLSSFRHPWLHSFTRVITFGRRLDAPRGVRLRLALESLGPIFVKFGQVLSTRRDLMPPDIADELALLQDRVPPFDPAISVATIERAFRRPIDQVFVSFERTPVASASIAQVHFAVIRDRHGRERDVAVKVLRPGMLPVIDRDLELMGMTAGWVERLSADGKRLKPRQVVAEFDNYLHDELDLIREAANAAQLRRNMKDVGLVLIPEIFWDYCHPDVLVMERMNGVPISQIARLREAGVDIPKLARDGVTIFFTQVFRDGFFHADMHPGNIQVSLDPDTFGRYISLDFGIVGTLTESDKEYLAQNFVAFFRRDYKRVAQLHIESGWVPANTRVNELESAIRAVCEPYFDRPLKEISLGMVLLRLFQTSRRFQVEIQPQLVLLQKTLLNIEGLGRQLDPDLDLWSTAKPFLEKWMLDQLGPKRLWRELQLEAPRYAKVLPELPRLMHEYLSRRGQGEGRAELLALLAEQKRTNRLLQALIYGGVGFLLGLIVMQLIARLRVF; encoded by the coding sequence ATGAGGCGCTTTGCCCGCGGCTTCACCATCGTGCGGGTGGTGCTGCGCCATGGCCTGGACGAGGTCGTCCTGTCCAGCTTTCGCCATCCCTGGCTGCATTCGTTCACCCGCGTGATCACGTTCGGGCGCCGGCTGGATGCGCCCCGCGGCGTGCGGCTGCGCCTGGCGCTGGAAAGCCTGGGCCCCATCTTCGTGAAGTTCGGCCAGGTGCTGTCCACCCGGCGCGACCTGATGCCGCCGGACATCGCCGACGAGCTGGCGCTGCTGCAGGACCGCGTGCCGCCGTTCGACCCGGCGATCTCGGTGGCGACCATCGAGCGGGCTTTTCGCCGGCCCATCGATCAGGTGTTCGTCTCGTTCGAGCGCACGCCCGTGGCCAGCGCGTCGATCGCCCAGGTGCACTTTGCCGTCATCCGCGACCGCCACGGCCGCGAGCGCGACGTAGCCGTCAAGGTGCTGCGCCCGGGCATGCTGCCGGTGATCGACCGCGATCTGGAGCTGATGGGCATGACGGCCGGCTGGGTCGAGCGGCTGTCGGCCGACGGCAAGCGCCTAAAGCCCCGCCAGGTGGTGGCCGAGTTCGACAACTACCTGCACGACGAGCTCGACCTGATCCGCGAGGCCGCCAATGCCGCGCAGCTGCGGCGCAACATGAAGGACGTCGGCCTGGTGCTGATCCCCGAGATCTTCTGGGATTACTGCCATCCCGACGTGCTGGTGATGGAGCGCATGAACGGTGTGCCCATCAGCCAGATCGCGCGCCTGCGCGAGGCCGGCGTGGACATCCCCAAGCTGGCGCGCGACGGCGTGACCATCTTCTTCACCCAGGTGTTCCGCGATGGCTTCTTCCACGCCGACATGCACCCGGGCAACATCCAGGTCAGCCTGGACCCCGATACGTTCGGGCGCTACATCTCGCTGGACTTCGGCATCGTCGGCACGCTCACCGAGTCCGACAAGGAGTACCTGGCGCAAAACTTTGTGGCGTTCTTCCGTCGCGACTACAAGCGCGTGGCCCAGCTGCATATCGAAAGCGGCTGGGTGCCGGCCAACACCCGCGTGAACGAGCTCGAGTCGGCCATCCGCGCCGTGTGCGAGCCGTACTTCGACCGGCCGCTCAAGGAAATTTCGCTGGGCATGGTGCTCTTGCGCCTGTTCCAGACCTCGCGGCGCTTCCAGGTGGAGATCCAGCCGCAACTGGTGCTGTTGCAAAAGACGCTGCTCAACATCGAAGGCCTGGGCCGCCAGCTCGACCCGGACCTGGACCTGTGGAGCACGGCCAAGCCGTTCCTGGAAAAGTGGATGCTCGACCAGCTCGGCCCCAAGCGCCTGTGGCGCGAGCTGCAGCTGGAGGCGCCGCGCTACGCCAAGGTCCTGCCGGAACTGCCGCGCCTGATGCACGAGTACCTCAGCCGCCGCGGCCAGGGCGAGGGCCGCGCCGAGCTGCTGGCGCTGCTGGCCGAGCAAAAGCGCACCAACCGCCTGCTGCAGGCCCTGATCTATGGCGGCGTCGGCTTCCTGCTGGGGCTGATCGTGATGCAGCTCATCGCGCGCCTGCGGGTGTTCTAA
- the aspS gene encoding aspartate--tRNA ligase has protein sequence MSMRSHYCGLVTEALMGQTVTLCGWVNRRRDHGGVIFIDLRDREGYVQVVCDPDRPEMFKVAEDIRNEFCVRVLGLVRPRPEGTTNDKLKSGQIEVLCHELVVLNPSVTPPFQMDDDNLSETTRLTHRVMDLRRPAMQRNMMLRYKTAIQVRNFLDKEGFIDIETPMLGKSTPEGARDYLVPSRVHDGQFFALPQSPQLYKQMLMVAGYDRYYQITKCFRDEDLRADRQPEFTQIDCETSFLGEEEIRAIFERMIREVFSTQLGVQLGDFPTMSYQEAARRFGSDKPDLRVKLEFTELTDVMADVDFKVFSTPATTKGGRVVALRVPGGSAISRGEIDQYTEFVKIYGAKGLAWIKVNEAAKGREGLQSPIVKNIHDAALAEILKRTGAQDGDLLFFGADKEKVVNDSIGALRLKVGHSEFGKKSGLFEDRWAPLWVVDFPMFEHDEEDGRWVAVHHPFTSPKDGHEDLMDTDPGQCLAKAYDMVLNGWELGGGSVRIHRAEVQAKVFAALNISPEDQRLKFGYLLDALQYGAPPHGGLAFGLDRLITLMTGAESIRDVIAFPKTQRAQDLLTQAPSPVDEKQLRELHIRLRNPGVAAG, from the coding sequence ATGTCCATGCGCTCCCACTACTGCGGTCTCGTGACCGAAGCCCTGATGGGCCAAACCGTCACCCTGTGCGGCTGGGTGAACCGCCGCCGCGACCATGGCGGCGTGATCTTCATCGACCTGCGCGACCGCGAAGGCTACGTGCAGGTGGTGTGCGACCCGGACCGCCCGGAGATGTTCAAGGTGGCCGAAGACATCCGCAACGAGTTCTGCGTGCGGGTGTTGGGCCTGGTGCGCCCGCGCCCCGAAGGAACCACCAACGACAAGCTCAAGAGCGGCCAGATCGAGGTGCTGTGCCACGAGCTGGTGGTGCTCAACCCCTCCGTCACGCCGCCCTTCCAGATGGACGATGACAACCTGTCGGAGACCACGCGCCTGACCCACCGCGTCATGGACCTGCGCCGCCCGGCCATGCAGCGCAACATGATGCTGCGCTACAAGACCGCCATCCAGGTGCGCAACTTCCTGGACAAAGAAGGCTTCATCGATATTGAGACGCCCATGCTGGGCAAGAGCACGCCTGAAGGTGCGCGCGACTACCTGGTCCCGAGCCGCGTGCACGACGGCCAGTTTTTCGCGCTGCCGCAGTCGCCCCAGCTGTACAAGCAGATGCTGATGGTGGCCGGCTACGACCGCTACTACCAGATCACCAAGTGCTTCCGCGACGAGGACCTGCGCGCCGACCGCCAGCCCGAGTTCACGCAGATCGACTGCGAGACGTCCTTCTTGGGTGAAGAGGAGATCCGCGCCATCTTCGAGCGCATGATCCGCGAGGTCTTCAGCACGCAGCTGGGCGTGCAGCTGGGCGACTTCCCCACCATGAGCTACCAGGAGGCGGCGCGCCGTTTCGGCTCGGACAAGCCCGACCTGCGCGTCAAGCTCGAATTCACCGAGCTGACCGACGTCATGGCCGACGTGGACTTCAAGGTGTTCTCCACCCCCGCCACGACCAAGGGCGGGCGCGTGGTCGCGCTGCGCGTGCCGGGCGGCAGCGCCATCAGCCGCGGCGAGATCGACCAGTACACCGAGTTCGTGAAGATCTACGGCGCCAAGGGCCTGGCCTGGATCAAGGTCAACGAGGCCGCCAAGGGCCGCGAGGGCCTGCAGTCGCCTATCGTCAAGAACATCCACGACGCGGCGCTGGCCGAGATCCTCAAGCGCACCGGCGCGCAGGACGGCGACCTGCTGTTCTTCGGCGCCGACAAAGAAAAGGTCGTCAACGACAGCATCGGCGCCCTGCGCCTGAAAGTCGGCCACAGCGAATTCGGCAAGAAGAGCGGGCTGTTCGAGGACCGCTGGGCGCCGCTGTGGGTGGTGGACTTTCCCATGTTCGAGCACGACGAGGAAGACGGCCGCTGGGTGGCCGTGCACCACCCTTTCACCAGCCCGAAGGATGGCCACGAGGACCTGATGGACACCGACCCGGGCCAGTGCCTGGCCAAGGCCTACGACATGGTGCTGAACGGCTGGGAGCTGGGCGGCGGCTCGGTGCGTATCCACCGCGCCGAGGTGCAGGCCAAGGTCTTTGCGGCGCTGAACATCAGCCCCGAAGACCAGCGCCTGAAGTTCGGCTACCTGCTGGATGCGCTGCAGTACGGCGCGCCCCCGCACGGCGGCCTGGCCTTCGGCCTGGACCGCCTCATCACCCTGATGACCGGCGCCGAGTCCATTCGCGACGTGATCGCCTTCCCCAAGACCCAGCGCGCGCAGGACCTGCTGACGCAGGCCCCGTCGCCGGTCGATGAAAAGCAGCTGCGCGAGCTGCACATCCGCCTGCGCAACCCGGGAGTGGCTGCGGGCTGA
- a CDS encoding FmdB family zinc ribbon protein — MPIYAYQCGSCGHARDVLQKIADAPLTTCPACGAPAFAKQLTAPGFQLKGTGWYATDFSGRKPPAPEAAPEKVAASASPAPATGTSDA, encoded by the coding sequence ATGCCTATTTACGCCTACCAGTGCGGCTCCTGCGGCCATGCCAGGGACGTGCTGCAGAAAATCGCCGACGCCCCGCTCACAACCTGCCCGGCCTGCGGCGCCCCGGCCTTCGCCAAACAGCTGACGGCCCCGGGCTTTCAGCTCAAGGGCACGGGCTGGTATGCCACCGACTTCAGCGGTCGCAAGCCGCCCGCCCCCGAGGCTGCTCCTGAAAAAGTAGCTGCCAGCGCAAGCCCGGCGCCGGCTACAGGCACTTCTGATGCCTGA
- the clsB gene encoding cardiolipin synthase ClsB, translated as MPAPRPVSVRPSRSNHQIELLQGTAEFFPALIAAMDAALSDIQLETYIFDCTGSGAGVAQALVRAAGRGVRVHLVVDGFGTAALAAPWRHAFEQAGVRVQVYSPLGPLGLLLPQRWRRLHRKLCVVDGRVLFCGGINVLDDFHDPNHGRLAAPRLDFAVRVQGSLVAQASESMEQLWWQLKAGQDARRRRLGQALADWRAARLARLKGRHAEKASRGMRATFLLRDNLAHRTRIERSYRRAIARARHEVIIANAYFIPGGRLRRALKHAARRGVRVQLLLQGRYEYFMQYHAARPVYGALLAAGVEIYEYAPSFLHAKVAVIDAHGARPWATVGSSNLDPLSLLLAREANVVVKDAAFARDLRERLARAMADAGRPLNPQAYARRPWRERLLDRMAFGLMRAALWVTGNRY; from the coding sequence ATGCCCGCGCCCCGGCCCGTCTCCGTTCGACCCAGCCGCTCCAACCACCAGATCGAACTGCTGCAGGGCACGGCCGAATTCTTTCCGGCCCTGATCGCCGCCATGGATGCGGCCCTGTCGGACATCCAGCTGGAAACCTATATCTTCGACTGCACCGGCAGCGGCGCCGGTGTGGCCCAGGCCCTGGTGCGCGCCGCCGGGCGCGGCGTGCGGGTGCACCTGGTGGTGGACGGCTTTGGCACTGCCGCGCTGGCAGCGCCCTGGCGCCACGCCTTCGAGCAGGCCGGCGTGCGGGTGCAGGTCTATTCGCCCCTGGGCCCGCTGGGGCTGCTGCTGCCCCAGCGCTGGCGGCGGCTGCACCGCAAGCTGTGCGTGGTGGACGGACGGGTGCTGTTTTGCGGCGGCATCAACGTGCTGGACGATTTTCACGACCCCAACCACGGCCGGCTGGCTGCCCCGCGGCTGGACTTTGCCGTGCGCGTGCAGGGCAGCCTGGTGGCACAGGCCAGCGAGTCCATGGAGCAGCTGTGGTGGCAGCTCAAGGCCGGGCAGGACGCGCGCCGGCGCCGCCTGGGCCAGGCCCTGGCGGACTGGCGCGCAGCGCGGCTCGCCCGCCTCAAGGGCCGGCATGCAGAGAAAGCCAGCCGCGGCATGCGCGCCACCTTCTTGCTGCGCGACAACCTGGCCCACCGCACGCGCATCGAGCGCTCGTACCGCCGCGCCATCGCCCGCGCGCGGCACGAAGTCATCATCGCCAACGCCTACTTCATCCCCGGCGGGCGGTTGCGCCGCGCCCTCAAGCACGCGGCGCGGCGCGGCGTGCGCGTGCAGCTGCTGCTGCAGGGGCGCTATGAATACTTCATGCAGTACCACGCGGCGCGGCCGGTCTATGGCGCGCTGCTGGCGGCCGGTGTGGAGATCTACGAGTACGCCCCCAGCTTCCTGCACGCCAAGGTGGCCGTCATCGACGCCCACGGCGCGCGGCCCTGGGCCACGGTGGGCTCGTCCAACCTCGACCCGCTGTCGCTGCTGCTGGCGCGCGAGGCCAACGTGGTGGTCAAGGACGCCGCCTTTGCGCGTGACCTGCGAGAGCGCCTGGCCCGTGCCATGGCCGATGCCGGCAGGCCCCTGAACCCGCAGGCCTACGCCCGGCGCCCCTGGCGCGAGCGGCTGCTGGACCGCATGGCCTTCGGCCTGATGCGTGCCGCGCTGTGGGTGACGGGCAACCGCTACTGA
- a CDS encoding sodium:solute symporter family protein: MLLFMVIAYLFVTIGIGLWAARRVQNTADFAIAGRHLPMYMIITTTFATWFGSEIVLGVPAKFIKGGLNAVVEDPFGAGMCLILVGAFFAAKLYRMSLLTISDYYRERYGRSIEVVCSLIIMLSYLGWVSAQVTALGLVFNLLSGGTISIAWGMAIGVASILVYTLWGGMWSVAVTDFIQMIILVVGLLALSFFAADMAGGAGKVIDLATSRDMFRFWPEPTWHEVIFFFGAAITMMLGSIPQQDVFQRVMSAKTEKAATHGTVIGGTAYILFAFVPMFLVASALIIMPEQTAALLEDDPQKVLPTLVMERMPVLMQVLFFGALLSAIKSCASATLLAPAVTFTENIWRQFRPTYISDDENLRIMRISVFVFAVCVLIYSIKMEGTPIFELVSGAYQVPLVGAFVPLVFGLYWKRANTQGALCAVVLGIGTWVLFMVTPALGDAFPQQLAGVLAALGGMVGGSLAPQFVRNAHLAAQPVAGLD, from the coding sequence GTGTTGCTCTTCATGGTGATCGCCTACCTGTTTGTCACCATCGGCATCGGCCTGTGGGCCGCCAGGCGTGTGCAGAACACAGCCGATTTCGCCATCGCCGGCCGGCACCTGCCCATGTACATGATCATCACCACCACGTTCGCCACGTGGTTCGGCTCGGAGATCGTGCTGGGCGTGCCGGCCAAGTTCATCAAGGGAGGCTTGAACGCGGTGGTGGAAGACCCGTTCGGCGCTGGCATGTGCCTGATCCTGGTGGGCGCGTTCTTCGCCGCCAAGCTGTACCGCATGTCGCTGCTCACCATCAGCGACTACTACCGCGAGCGCTACGGGCGCAGCATCGAGGTGGTCTGCTCGCTGATCATCATGCTGAGCTACCTGGGGTGGGTGTCGGCGCAGGTCACGGCCCTGGGCTTGGTGTTCAACCTGCTGTCGGGCGGGACGATCTCCATCGCCTGGGGCATGGCCATCGGCGTGGCTTCCATCCTGGTCTACACCCTGTGGGGCGGCATGTGGTCGGTGGCGGTGACGGACTTCATCCAGATGATCATCCTGGTGGTGGGCCTCCTGGCGCTGTCGTTCTTCGCCGCCGACATGGCCGGCGGCGCCGGCAAGGTCATCGACCTGGCGACCAGCCGCGACATGTTCCGCTTCTGGCCCGAGCCGACCTGGCACGAAGTCATCTTCTTCTTCGGCGCGGCCATCACCATGATGCTGGGCTCCATTCCGCAGCAGGACGTGTTCCAGCGCGTGATGTCGGCCAAGACCGAAAAGGCCGCCACGCACGGCACGGTGATCGGCGGCACGGCCTACATTCTGTTCGCCTTCGTGCCCATGTTCCTGGTGGCCAGCGCCTTGATCATCATGCCCGAGCAGACCGCGGCGCTGCTGGAGGACGACCCGCAGAAGGTGCTGCCCACGCTGGTCATGGAGCGCATGCCGGTCCTCATGCAGGTGCTGTTCTTCGGCGCGCTGCTGTCGGCCATCAAGTCCTGCGCCTCGGCCACGCTGCTGGCGCCGGCCGTCACCTTCACCGAAAACATCTGGCGCCAGTTCCGCCCCACCTATATCAGCGACGACGAGAACCTGCGCATCATGCGCATCAGCGTCTTCGTGTTCGCCGTTTGCGTGCTGATTTACTCCATCAAGATGGAAGGCACGCCGATTTTCGAGCTGGTCTCCGGCGCCTACCAGGTGCCGCTGGTGGGCGCCTTCGTGCCGCTGGTGTTCGGCCTGTACTGGAAGCGCGCCAACACCCAGGGCGCGCTGTGCGCCGTGGTGCTGGGCATCGGCACCTGGGTGCTGTTCATGGTGACCCCGGCACTGGGCGACGCCTTCCCGCAGCAGCTGGCCGGCGTGCTGGCGGCCTTGGGCGGCATGGTCGGCGGGTCGCTGGCGCCGCAGTTCGTGCGCAACGCCCATCTGGCCGCCCAGCCCGTGGCAGGCCTGGACTGA
- a CDS encoding endonuclease/exonuclease/phosphatase family protein — MTVLPTDPHAAAEHPGILRVATYNIHKGVQGMGPARRLEIHNLGLAVEQLDADIVCLQEVRSVNRREAQYFDRWPQVPQAQYLAPEGYEAVYRTNAFTRHGEHGNALLTRWPVLGHRHEDISDHRFEQRGLLHVEVEVQGRPVHAIVVHLGLIAGSRIRQVAQLQRFIEREVPAGAPLVVAGDFNDWGLQIKRMLAGFGLFEYDESPDAFTYPARLPMVQLDHVYVRGLRPLSLQVPRGRIWWRMSDHLPLIAEFQL, encoded by the coding sequence ATGACCGTGCTGCCTACCGACCCTCACGCCGCCGCCGAGCACCCCGGCATCCTGCGCGTGGCCACCTACAACATTCACAAGGGCGTGCAGGGCATGGGCCCGGCGCGCCGCCTGGAGATCCACAACCTGGGCCTGGCGGTGGAGCAGCTGGACGCGGACATCGTCTGCCTGCAGGAGGTGCGCTCGGTAAACCGGCGCGAGGCCCAGTACTTCGACCGCTGGCCCCAGGTGCCGCAGGCGCAGTACCTCGCGCCGGAGGGCTACGAGGCGGTGTACCGCACCAACGCCTTCACGCGCCACGGTGAGCACGGCAACGCCCTGCTCACGCGCTGGCCGGTGCTGGGCCACAGGCACGAGGACATCTCTGACCATCGTTTCGAGCAGCGCGGCCTGCTGCACGTCGAGGTGGAGGTGCAGGGCCGTCCGGTGCATGCCATCGTGGTGCATCTGGGCCTGATCGCCGGCAGCCGCATCCGCCAGGTGGCGCAGCTGCAGCGCTTCATCGAACGCGAGGTGCCCGCCGGGGCGCCGCTGGTGGTGGCGGGCGACTTCAACGACTGGGGCCTGCAGATCAAGCGCATGCTGGCCGGCTTCGGCCTGTTCGAGTACGACGAGTCGCCCGATGCCTTCACCTACCCGGCGCGCCTGCCCATGGTGCAGCTGGACCACGTGTATGTGCGCGGCCTGCGTCCGCTGTCGCTGCAGGTGCCGCGCGGGCGCATCTGGTGGCGCATGTCCGACCACCTGCCGCTGATCGCGGAATTCCAGCTGTAG
- a CDS encoding restriction endonuclease: MQKPLSKSQTLAAKVMFAALELLLERKAQMKASQILDTIEDRLALDDWAREVIESNGLPRWRMYAHFFSVDAVKAGFLVKERGLWGLTDAGVQALAQGEQGYFLLAQQGYRRWKARQLANAVETKQGKTVDAGGAEEAEPAPPEARLADIQREVEGALTAEILERIAACSPAYFERLVVQLMIKMGYGGSREEAGRAVGRSGDGGIDGVINEDRLGLDAIYLQAKRWANVVGRPDIQQFVGALAGQRASKGVFITTSRFTQEARDYAAHSNYKVVLIDGERLADLMIEHDLGVSVAATYQLKRIDSDFFTEE; this comes from the coding sequence ATGCAAAAGCCGCTTTCAAAGTCCCAGACCCTGGCCGCCAAGGTCATGTTTGCTGCGCTTGAGTTGCTGCTCGAACGCAAGGCTCAAATGAAAGCCAGCCAGATCCTGGACACGATAGAGGACAGGCTGGCTCTTGATGATTGGGCGCGGGAGGTTATCGAAAGCAACGGGTTGCCGCGTTGGCGCATGTACGCCCATTTCTTTTCCGTCGACGCAGTGAAGGCGGGATTCCTGGTCAAGGAGCGTGGCCTGTGGGGCCTAACAGATGCCGGCGTGCAGGCTCTTGCCCAAGGAGAGCAAGGTTATTTTCTTCTGGCGCAACAGGGGTATAGGCGTTGGAAGGCAAGGCAGCTGGCGAACGCCGTGGAAACAAAGCAGGGAAAGACGGTGGACGCAGGAGGCGCCGAGGAAGCGGAACCAGCTCCACCGGAGGCGCGCCTGGCGGACATTCAGCGTGAGGTAGAGGGTGCCCTGACCGCGGAAATACTCGAGCGGATTGCTGCTTGCTCACCTGCCTATTTCGAACGCCTCGTCGTGCAGCTCATGATCAAGATGGGCTACGGCGGCAGCCGCGAGGAAGCGGGCCGCGCCGTCGGCCGCAGTGGCGATGGCGGCATCGACGGCGTCATCAACGAAGACCGTCTGGGGCTAGACGCCATTTACCTGCAGGCCAAACGCTGGGCGAACGTGGTGGGCCGGCCCGACATCCAGCAGTTCGTCGGCGCCCTGGCAGGCCAGCGCGCCAGCAAGGGCGTGTTCATCACCACCTCCCGCTTCACCCAGGAAGCGCGCGACTACGCAGCGCACAGCAACTACAAGGTCGTGCTGATCGACGGCGAACGCCTGGCGGACCTGATGATTGAGCACGATTTGGGCGTGTCTGTGGCCGCCACGTACCAGCTCAAGCGCATCGATTCAGATTTCTTCACCGAGGAATGA
- a CDS encoding sulfatase-like hydrolase/transferase, which translates to MRTPALPNATTLAFLAWTVLFAPPLLGTPDLRTGVLVPLSALLWWPLVYLRPTRALALLALVLAGAANVVHIHYFGVLVDDSFMLTAARTNAGELREFASALSVDVLGWLLAWLAVATLASVLVLRHAPHWRALRSQPGGRRVLWLVLCAWVVLCGWAFSRESLSKRFVYRLRHAYPLQVVSAAVRQTEIAAALLYQPRLPTAPVAGPQVDTVVVVLGESASAARWSLLGYAQEDTNAPLRAIEGLQTARTMAHGFVTSTALPFLLTGMDMGASVEQAAPTFLDLAHSPQAGYKTFVFSNSRAFDTQEDFFLRALRRSADVYRKVGDGEHDGVLTPHLEAALADPAPRKLIVLHTYGSHTQLEQRYPARDYRLPDAYDNTIRYTSDLLAQWIALADQRSAAQTALLLYASDHGMILPPCASDYRHGLSVTSLEVPLLAWGNARLRQSLSELLPRFTEQDKVDARHSNALLARLALRATGFSDVAAAPAWTETDAPRYKGRPWGEVKRGDACTPQ; encoded by the coding sequence ATGCGCACGCCTGCCCTCCCGAACGCGACCACGCTGGCCTTCCTGGCCTGGACCGTCCTGTTTGCCCCGCCCCTGCTGGGTACGCCCGACCTGCGCACCGGGGTGCTCGTGCCCCTGTCGGCGCTGCTGTGGTGGCCCCTGGTGTACCTGCGCCCGACGCGCGCGCTGGCGCTGCTGGCGCTGGTGCTGGCGGGCGCGGCAAACGTGGTGCACATCCACTATTTCGGCGTGCTGGTGGACGACTCTTTCATGCTGACGGCAGCGCGCACCAACGCCGGCGAGCTGCGGGAGTTCGCCTCCGCCCTGTCGGTGGACGTGCTCGGCTGGCTGCTGGCGTGGCTGGCCGTGGCCACGCTTGCCAGCGTGCTGGTGCTGCGCCATGCCCCGCACTGGCGCGCGCTGCGCAGCCAGCCGGGCGGGCGGCGCGTGCTGTGGCTGGTGCTGTGCGCCTGGGTCGTGCTGTGCGGCTGGGCGTTCAGCCGCGAGTCGCTGTCCAAGCGCTTCGTCTACCGGTTGCGCCATGCCTATCCGCTGCAGGTGGTCTCGGCTGCGGTACGCCAGACGGAGATCGCCGCCGCCCTGCTGTACCAGCCGCGCCTGCCCACTGCGCCAGTGGCCGGGCCGCAGGTGGACACGGTGGTGGTGGTGCTGGGCGAAAGCGCCTCGGCGGCCCGCTGGTCGCTGCTGGGCTATGCCCAGGAGGACACCAACGCACCGCTGCGCGCCATCGAAGGGCTGCAGACTGCCCGCACCATGGCCCACGGCTTCGTCACCTCGACCGCCCTGCCGTTCTTGCTCACGGGCATGGACATGGGCGCCAGCGTCGAGCAGGCCGCACCCACCTTCCTGGACCTGGCGCACAGCCCGCAGGCCGGCTACAAAACGTTCGTCTTCAGCAACTCGCGCGCCTTTGACACGCAGGAGGACTTTTTCCTGCGCGCCCTGCGCCGCTCGGCCGATGTCTATCGCAAGGTGGGCGACGGCGAGCACGACGGCGTGCTGACCCCGCACCTGGAGGCCGCGCTGGCCGACCCCGCCCCGCGCAAGCTGATCGTGCTGCACACCTACGGCAGCCACACCCAGCTGGAGCAGCGCTACCCCGCCCGCGACTACCGCCTGCCAGACGCCTACGACAACACCATCCGCTACACCAGCGACCTGCTGGCGCAATGGATCGCCCTGGCCGACCAGCGCTCAGCCGCGCAAACGGCCCTGCTGCTGTACGCCAGCGACCACGGCATGATCCTGCCGCCCTGCGCGAGCGACTACCGCCACGGCCTGTCCGTGACCAGCCTAGAAGTGCCCCTGCTGGCCTGGGGCAACGCCCGCCTGCGCCAGTCCCTGTCCGAGCTGCTGCCCCGCTTCACCGAGCAGGACAAAGTGGACGCACGCCACAGCAACGCCCTGCTGGCCCGCCTGGCCCTGCGCGCCACCGGCTTCAGCGATGTGGCCGCCGCTCCTGCCTGGACCGAGACGGACGCGCCGCGCTACAAGGGGCGGCCCTGGGGCGAGGTGAAGCGGGGTGATGCCTGCACGCCGCAGTGA
- a CDS encoding DUF502 domain-containing protein has product MAAVRKWLFTGLLVVVPGVITAWVLSWIVGALDQTLGILPGSWQPDRLLGFHIPGFGVLLTLSILLVVGAFASNFAGRKLVEWGDALVSRIPVVRSIYSSVKQVSDTLFSESGNAFRTAVLVQWPREGVWTVAFITGTPSGEVAAHLRDEFVSVYVPTTPNPTGGYFVLMRKSDCVELDMSIDAALKYIVSMGVVAPPDPLAAEAGK; this is encoded by the coding sequence ATGGCAGCGGTGCGCAAATGGCTGTTCACCGGCTTGCTGGTGGTGGTGCCGGGCGTCATCACGGCCTGGGTGCTGTCCTGGATCGTCGGCGCGCTGGATCAGACGCTGGGCATCCTGCCCGGCTCCTGGCAGCCCGACCGGCTGCTGGGCTTTCACATTCCCGGCTTCGGCGTGCTGCTCACTTTGAGCATCCTGCTGGTGGTGGGCGCCTTTGCCAGCAACTTTGCCGGCCGCAAGCTGGTGGAGTGGGGCGACGCGCTGGTCAGCCGCATCCCGGTGGTGCGCTCCATCTACTCCAGCGTCAAGCAGGTCTCGGACACGCTGTTTTCCGAGAGCGGTAATGCCTTTCGCACCGCCGTGCTGGTGCAGTGGCCGCGCGAAGGCGTGTGGACGGTGGCCTTCATCACCGGTACACCCAGCGGCGAGGTGGCGGCCCATCTGCGCGATGAGTTCGTCAGCGTCTATGTGCCGACCACACCCAACCCCACGGGCGGCTACTTCGTGCTCATGCGCAAGAGCGACTGCGTGGAGCTGGACATGAGCATCGACGCGGCCCTCAAGTACATTGTTTCGATGGGAGTCGTGGCCCCGCCCGACCCCCTGGCTGCCGAGGCCGGCAAGTAG
- the nudB gene encoding dihydroneopterin triphosphate diphosphatase, with the protein MPKIPESVLVVIHTCALDVLLLRRAALHEGQPFWQSVTGSKDWPEEPWREAAAREVAEETGIQAGAAGCLLTDWGLENTYAIYPEWQHRYAPGVWHNTERVFGLQVPADTPVALNPREHTEYAWLNWREAADRCRSSSNAEAILWLPRFILP; encoded by the coding sequence ATGCCCAAGATTCCCGAATCCGTTCTGGTGGTCATCCACACCTGCGCGCTGGACGTGCTCTTGCTGCGCCGCGCCGCGCTGCACGAAGGTCAGCCCTTCTGGCAGTCGGTGACCGGCAGCAAGGACTGGCCAGAGGAACCCTGGCGCGAGGCGGCCGCGCGCGAGGTGGCCGAGGAAACGGGTATCCAGGCAGGCGCTGCCGGCTGCCTGCTGACCGACTGGGGCCTGGAGAACACCTACGCCATCTACCCCGAATGGCAGCACCGCTACGCCCCCGGGGTGTGGCACAACACCGAGCGGGTGTTTGGCTTGCAGGTGCCGGCCGACACGCCCGTGGCCTTGAATCCGCGGGAGCACACGGAATATGCATGGTTGAATTGGCGCGAGGCGGCTGACCGCTGCCGTTCGTCCTCCAATGCCGAAGCCATTTTGTGGCTGCCCAGATTCATCCTGCCATGA